One window from the genome of Salvia miltiorrhiza cultivar Shanhuang (shh) chromosome 7, IMPLAD_Smil_shh, whole genome shotgun sequence encodes:
- the LOC130995310 gene encoding uncharacterized protein LOC130995310 translates to MPPKRGRPARNNNHRRNRNAVPEEPQDARGHNPSPPPPTRRVEELFLRQNPPTFDGTSEPAEAEIWVRAMERIFNFLRCTDEERLSCVSFQLTGSADFWWEARRKILTPEQWAIYTWEDFKTGLYDKYIPKSYRKKKEAEFYELKQGKKSVVEYDKEFCNLSRFAPQQVDTDEKMAEKFCAGLRYEIKMALASHGGLSYTESLNRALDIEAAMPSDKSAPPLISTPNDQPVASHTLKGKRKWDNNEDNINQTSKKVWQEKERAEQFIQPRYEAQTNGDSQGQRRISPCPNCGKMHRSVCRAGTNGCYNCGQKGHYFTQCPNKQRGSTIENTHTPLPAIRGHLRNQPQSHQ, encoded by the coding sequence atgccgcctaagagaggacgtcctgcgagaaacaataaccatcgcagaaaccgtaacgctgtacccgaagaaccacaagatgctcgaggacataacccatcccctccgcccccaactaggagagtcgaagaactctttttaaggcaaaatccacctacgtttgacggaacgagtgaaccggctgaagctgagatttgggtgcgtgcaatggaacgcattttcaacttcctacgttgtactgatgaggagcgcctatcttgcgtctcgttccaactaacaggatcagctgacttctggtgggaagcacgacgAAAAATCCTGACACCGGAACAATGGGCAAtctatacttgggaagattttaagacgggattatatgataaatatatcccgaaaagctataggaagaagaaagaagctgagttctacgagttaaagcaaggaaagaaatctgtggttgaatacgacaaggaattctgcaacctgtcgaggtttgctccacaacaagtggacacagatgagaagatggcagagaaattttgtgccggactgcggtacgaaattaagatggctctagcaagccacggaggactctcatacacggagtctctgaacagggcacttgacattgaagctgcaatgccgtcagACAAGTCAGCCCCACCGTTGATCTCAACGCCAAATGATCAACCAGTagcctcacatactctcaaagggaagcgcaagtgggacaacaacgaagacaatatcaatcagactagtaagaaagtgtggcaagaaaaggaacgggccgaacagtttattcaaccaaggtacgaggcacagactaacgGGGATAGCCAAGGTCAGAGAagaatttcaccttgcccaaattgcggtaagatgcataggaGTGTTTGTCGAGCtggaactaacggttgttacaattgtggccaaaaaggtcactactTCACGCAATGCCCTAACAAACAACGAGGTTCAACAATTGAGAACACCCACacccccttgccagcaatacgtggacacttgcgaaatcagcctcaatcacatcagtga
- the LOC130995313 gene encoding pre-mRNA-processing protein 40A isoform X2, protein MTSNPPPSGSQSHWPHPASGSTAPQSFAPPYPMQFRPASQASQGQPFMSPQTTPQFHPSGQPQNMGIPPGQGQPLQFSQPMQQFMSRPPQGGHGAPSSYPQSMPMPSGMAQAQSTAPGQGVPFSSPYTYAPSSFGLPQTGISMPPQFQASSQMSMPVGSTGAQPWMHSNQGTPIVAPLQQGSLQSFPTTTTVPAVNGSSTAQQSASDWQEYDAADGRRYYYNKTTKQSSWEKPLELMTPLERADASTVWKEFTTPEGRKYYYNKETKQSKWTIPDELKLARELAEKAAAEASRPEMNSSSALPTASGASGEQPPATDNLASSTTSTGAGVSLSPVPVAPVASDAKSPILMASESRVVPVVQTPVASATGVSVGDAVVSSPSDVSVKLSSARISLENPSAQVGSSPSVGASVPDGEEEKKETAVAGKMNVAPVEEKTVDDEPVIYATKQEAKNAFKALLESANVEADWTWDQAMRVIINDKRYGALKTLGERKQAFNEYLMQRKKIEAEERRLRQRKAKEEFMKMLEESEELTSSTRWSKAVTMFEDDKRFKAVDLEVDREDLFRNYLVDLQKKEKAKAQDEIRRNRLEFRQFLESCDYIKVDSQWRKVQDLLEDDERCTRLDKIDRLDIFQDYIRDLEKEEEEQKKRQKEQLRRAERKNRDAFRKMMEEHIAAGTITAKTSWRDYCQKVKDSEAYEAVASNTTGSTPKDLFEDLTEELEKKYDEDKAQVKDVLKQEKITVASTWTFEDFKSSFGDNTVLSSISDINLQLVFEDLIDRAKEKEEKEVKKRKRLAKDFTEKLSTIKELNVLSSWEECKPLIEESSEYRSMGEDLCREVFDEFISRLQEKVKEKERKREEEKTKKEKEREEKEKRKDKERKEKERDKEKDKEKDKDRDREREKEKGKDISRKDEETENVDSMETHGYKDDKKREKDKEKKHRKRHQSTTDDVSSDKDEKEETKKSRRHGSDRKKSRKHAYSPESDSESRHKRHRKDHRDGSKRSGHEELEDGELGEDGEIQ, encoded by the exons ATGACAAGTAACCCGCCACCATCCGGTTCACAG TCACATTGGCCACATCCTGCATCTGGATCCACGGCTCCTCAGAGTTTTGCTCCTCCATATCCTATGCAA TTCCGTCCTGCCTCACAGGCTTCACAAGGCCAACCTTTTATGTCTCCACAAACTACTCCACAGTTTCATCCATCAGGACAACCACAAAATATGGGGATACCTCCAGGTCAAGGTCAACCACTTCAATTTTCTCAACCAATGCAACAGTTTATGTCACGGCCTCCGCAAGGTGGCCACGGTGCCCCATCCTCATATCCTCAAAGTATGCCTATGCCATCAGGCATGGCACAGGCTCAATCAACTGCTCCAGGCCAGGGAGTTCCATTTTCATCACCATATACT TATGCTCCATCTTCTTTTGGCTTGCCCCAGACAGGCATCAGCATGCCTCCCCAGTTCCAAGCTTCCTCCCAAATGTCTATGCCCGTTGGTTCTACTGGGGCACAACCGTGGATGCACTCAAATCAAGGTACTCCAATTGTTGCACCATTGCAGCAAGGCAGCTTGCAATCCTTCCCCACCACCACAACTGTACCA GCTGTTAATGGTTCTAGTACTGCTCAACAGTCTGCTTCTGATTGGCAAGAATACGATGCTGCTGATGGCAGGAG GTATTATTACAACAAGACTACAAAGCAGTCTAGTTGGGAGAAGCCTCTTGAGTTGATGACTCCTCTAGAG AGAGCTGATGCATCAACTGTTTGGAAGGAATTCACTACTCCTGAGGGTAGAAA GTATTATTACAACAAGGAGACAAAGCAATCAAAATGGACGATACCCGATGAATTAAAG TTGGCTCGTGAACTGGCTGAAAAAGCTGCTGCTGAGGCATCACGTCCGGAAATGAATTCTAGCTCTGCACTACCCACAGCTAGTGGCGCTTCTGGTGAACAACCACCTGCTACAGACAACTTGGCAagctccactacatcaacaggagctggagtcagtttGAGTCCTGTCCCAGTGGCTCCAGTTGCTTCTGATGCTAAATCTCCTATTTTGATGGCCTCTGAATCAAGAGTGGTTCCTGTAGTGCAGACACCTGTTGCAAGTGCAACTGGAGTGTCAGTGGGAGACGCTGTGGTTTCCTCCCCTTCTGATGTTTCAGTCAAATTGTCAAGTGCCAG GATCAGCTTGGAAAATCCTTCAGCACAAGTGGGGTCAAGTCCCTCGGTCGGGGCTTCAGTCCCAGATGGAGAG GAGGAGAAGAAAGAAACTGCTGTTGCAGGGAAAATGAATGTGGCACCAGTTGAAGAGAAAACAGTGGATGATGAACCTGTCATATATGCTACCAAGCAG GAGGCCAAAAATGCGTTTAAAGCACTATTAGAGTCTGCAAATGTGGAGGCGGATTGGACTTGGGACCAG GCTATGAGGGTGATTATTAATGACAAAAGATATGGTGCTCTGAAAACTCTTGGCGAAAGAAAGCAAGCATTCAATGAG TACTTAATGCAACGGAAAAAGATAGAGGCGGAGGAGAGACGTCTCAGGCAAAGAAAAGCAAAGGAGGAGTTTATGAAGATGTTGGAA GAATCCGAAGAACTCACATCATCTACACGATGGAG CAAAGCAGTGACAATGTTTGAAGATGATAAACGGTTCAAGGCTGTTGACCTAGAAGTGGATCGAGAGGATCTCTTTAGGAACTATTTGGTGGACCTTCAGAAAAAG GAGAAGGCAAAGGCTCAGGACGAGATTCGTCGGAACAGGCTGGAATTTAGGCAATTTCTGGAATCATGTGATTACATAAAG GTGGATAGCCAGTGGCGGAAGGTTCAAGATCTTCTGGAAGATGATGAACGGTGTACACGCCTAGATAAAATAGACCGGCTCGACATTTTTCAG GATTATATTCGTGATTTGGAGAAGGAGGAGGAAGAGCAGAAAAAGAGACAAAAG GAACAATTAAGACGAGCGGAGCGTAAAAACCGTGATGCATTTCGTAAGATGATGGAAGAGCATATTGCTGCTGGCACTATTACTGCAAAAACTTCCTGGCGGGATTATTGTCAAAAA GTCAAGGATTCTGAAGCTTATGAGGCAGTTGCATCAAACACTACTGGTTCCACCCCCAAAGATTTGTTTGAGGATCTAACAGAAGAATTGGAGAAAAAG TACGATGAAGACAAAGCCCAAGTAAAGGATGTTTTGAAGCAGGAAAAG ATAACAGTTGCTTCAACGTGGACATTTGAAGACTTTAAGTCCTCTTTTGGAGATAACACTGTTTTGTCCTCCATATCTGACATAAATTTGCAG CTAGTATTCGAAGATCTTATTGATCGTGCTaaagagaaagaagagaaaGAGGTTAAAAAGCGTAAACGTCTAGCCAAAGATTTCACTGAAAAATTGAGCACCATTAAG GAATTAAATGTGCTTTCTTCGTGGGAGGAATGCAAACCACTTATTGAGGAAAGCTCAGAGTACAG GTCCATGGGAGAAGACCTCTGCAGAGAAGTGTTTGATGAATTTATATCTCGTTTGCAAGAGAAAGTGAAGGAAAAGGAGCGCAAACGAGAGGAAGAAAAG ACGAAAAAGGAGAAAGAGCGagaggagaaagagaagagaaaagatAAAGAAAGAAAGGAGAAAGAGAGGGACAAAGAGAAGGATAAAGAGAAAGATAAAGATAGGGATCGTGAAAGAGAAAAGGAGAAGGGAAAAGATATTTCAAGAAAGGATGAAGAGACTGAAAATGTGGATTCCATGGAAACTCATGGATACAAAGATGACAAAAAGCGGGAGAAGGACAAAGAGAAGAAACATCGGAAGCGGCACCAGAGCACAACTGATGATGTGAGTTCCGATAAAGATGAGAAAGAGGAGACAAAGAAGTCACGCAGGCATGGCAGTGACCGTAAAAAGTCAAGAAAG CATGCATATTCACCCGAATCAGATAGCGAAAGCAGGCATAAAAGACACAGAAAAGATCACCGTGATGGATCTAAACGGAGTGGTCATGAGGAGCTGGAAGATGGCGAACTTGGTGAGGATGGGGAGATCCAATAG
- the LOC130995313 gene encoding pre-mRNA-processing protein 40A isoform X1 has product MTSNPPPSGSQSHWPHPASGSTAPQSFAPPYPMQFRPASQASQGQPFMSPQTTPQFHPSGQPQNMGIPPGQGQPLQFSQPMQQFMSRPPQGGHGAPSSYPQSMPMPSGMAQAQSTAPGQGVPFSSPYTYAPSSFGLPQTGISMPPQFQASSQMSMPVGSTGAQPWMHSNQGTPIVAPLQQGSLQSFPTTTTVPAVNGSSTAQQSASDWQEYDAADGRRYYYNKTTKQSSWEKPLELMTPLERADASTVWKEFTTPEGRKYYYNKETKQSKWTIPDELKLARELAEKAAAEASRPEMNSSSALPTASGASGEQPPATDNLASSTTSTGAGVSLSPVPVAPVASDAKSPILMASESRVVPVVQTPVASATGVSVGDAVVSSPSDVSVKLSSARLMPMISLENPSAQVGSSPSVGASVPDGEEEKKETAVAGKMNVAPVEEKTVDDEPVIYATKQEAKNAFKALLESANVEADWTWDQAMRVIINDKRYGALKTLGERKQAFNEYLMQRKKIEAEERRLRQRKAKEEFMKMLEESEELTSSTRWSKAVTMFEDDKRFKAVDLEVDREDLFRNYLVDLQKKEKAKAQDEIRRNRLEFRQFLESCDYIKVDSQWRKVQDLLEDDERCTRLDKIDRLDIFQDYIRDLEKEEEEQKKRQKEQLRRAERKNRDAFRKMMEEHIAAGTITAKTSWRDYCQKVKDSEAYEAVASNTTGSTPKDLFEDLTEELEKKYDEDKAQVKDVLKQEKITVASTWTFEDFKSSFGDNTVLSSISDINLQLVFEDLIDRAKEKEEKEVKKRKRLAKDFTEKLSTIKELNVLSSWEECKPLIEESSEYRSMGEDLCREVFDEFISRLQEKVKEKERKREEEKTKKEKEREEKEKRKDKERKEKERDKEKDKEKDKDRDREREKEKGKDISRKDEETENVDSMETHGYKDDKKREKDKEKKHRKRHQSTTDDVSSDKDEKEETKKSRRHGSDRKKSRKHAYSPESDSESRHKRHRKDHRDGSKRSGHEELEDGELGEDGEIQ; this is encoded by the exons ATGACAAGTAACCCGCCACCATCCGGTTCACAG TCACATTGGCCACATCCTGCATCTGGATCCACGGCTCCTCAGAGTTTTGCTCCTCCATATCCTATGCAA TTCCGTCCTGCCTCACAGGCTTCACAAGGCCAACCTTTTATGTCTCCACAAACTACTCCACAGTTTCATCCATCAGGACAACCACAAAATATGGGGATACCTCCAGGTCAAGGTCAACCACTTCAATTTTCTCAACCAATGCAACAGTTTATGTCACGGCCTCCGCAAGGTGGCCACGGTGCCCCATCCTCATATCCTCAAAGTATGCCTATGCCATCAGGCATGGCACAGGCTCAATCAACTGCTCCAGGCCAGGGAGTTCCATTTTCATCACCATATACT TATGCTCCATCTTCTTTTGGCTTGCCCCAGACAGGCATCAGCATGCCTCCCCAGTTCCAAGCTTCCTCCCAAATGTCTATGCCCGTTGGTTCTACTGGGGCACAACCGTGGATGCACTCAAATCAAGGTACTCCAATTGTTGCACCATTGCAGCAAGGCAGCTTGCAATCCTTCCCCACCACCACAACTGTACCA GCTGTTAATGGTTCTAGTACTGCTCAACAGTCTGCTTCTGATTGGCAAGAATACGATGCTGCTGATGGCAGGAG GTATTATTACAACAAGACTACAAAGCAGTCTAGTTGGGAGAAGCCTCTTGAGTTGATGACTCCTCTAGAG AGAGCTGATGCATCAACTGTTTGGAAGGAATTCACTACTCCTGAGGGTAGAAA GTATTATTACAACAAGGAGACAAAGCAATCAAAATGGACGATACCCGATGAATTAAAG TTGGCTCGTGAACTGGCTGAAAAAGCTGCTGCTGAGGCATCACGTCCGGAAATGAATTCTAGCTCTGCACTACCCACAGCTAGTGGCGCTTCTGGTGAACAACCACCTGCTACAGACAACTTGGCAagctccactacatcaacaggagctggagtcagtttGAGTCCTGTCCCAGTGGCTCCAGTTGCTTCTGATGCTAAATCTCCTATTTTGATGGCCTCTGAATCAAGAGTGGTTCCTGTAGTGCAGACACCTGTTGCAAGTGCAACTGGAGTGTCAGTGGGAGACGCTGTGGTTTCCTCCCCTTCTGATGTTTCAGTCAAATTGTCAAGTGCCAGGTTAATGCCAAT GATCAGCTTGGAAAATCCTTCAGCACAAGTGGGGTCAAGTCCCTCGGTCGGGGCTTCAGTCCCAGATGGAGAG GAGGAGAAGAAAGAAACTGCTGTTGCAGGGAAAATGAATGTGGCACCAGTTGAAGAGAAAACAGTGGATGATGAACCTGTCATATATGCTACCAAGCAG GAGGCCAAAAATGCGTTTAAAGCACTATTAGAGTCTGCAAATGTGGAGGCGGATTGGACTTGGGACCAG GCTATGAGGGTGATTATTAATGACAAAAGATATGGTGCTCTGAAAACTCTTGGCGAAAGAAAGCAAGCATTCAATGAG TACTTAATGCAACGGAAAAAGATAGAGGCGGAGGAGAGACGTCTCAGGCAAAGAAAAGCAAAGGAGGAGTTTATGAAGATGTTGGAA GAATCCGAAGAACTCACATCATCTACACGATGGAG CAAAGCAGTGACAATGTTTGAAGATGATAAACGGTTCAAGGCTGTTGACCTAGAAGTGGATCGAGAGGATCTCTTTAGGAACTATTTGGTGGACCTTCAGAAAAAG GAGAAGGCAAAGGCTCAGGACGAGATTCGTCGGAACAGGCTGGAATTTAGGCAATTTCTGGAATCATGTGATTACATAAAG GTGGATAGCCAGTGGCGGAAGGTTCAAGATCTTCTGGAAGATGATGAACGGTGTACACGCCTAGATAAAATAGACCGGCTCGACATTTTTCAG GATTATATTCGTGATTTGGAGAAGGAGGAGGAAGAGCAGAAAAAGAGACAAAAG GAACAATTAAGACGAGCGGAGCGTAAAAACCGTGATGCATTTCGTAAGATGATGGAAGAGCATATTGCTGCTGGCACTATTACTGCAAAAACTTCCTGGCGGGATTATTGTCAAAAA GTCAAGGATTCTGAAGCTTATGAGGCAGTTGCATCAAACACTACTGGTTCCACCCCCAAAGATTTGTTTGAGGATCTAACAGAAGAATTGGAGAAAAAG TACGATGAAGACAAAGCCCAAGTAAAGGATGTTTTGAAGCAGGAAAAG ATAACAGTTGCTTCAACGTGGACATTTGAAGACTTTAAGTCCTCTTTTGGAGATAACACTGTTTTGTCCTCCATATCTGACATAAATTTGCAG CTAGTATTCGAAGATCTTATTGATCGTGCTaaagagaaagaagagaaaGAGGTTAAAAAGCGTAAACGTCTAGCCAAAGATTTCACTGAAAAATTGAGCACCATTAAG GAATTAAATGTGCTTTCTTCGTGGGAGGAATGCAAACCACTTATTGAGGAAAGCTCAGAGTACAG GTCCATGGGAGAAGACCTCTGCAGAGAAGTGTTTGATGAATTTATATCTCGTTTGCAAGAGAAAGTGAAGGAAAAGGAGCGCAAACGAGAGGAAGAAAAG ACGAAAAAGGAGAAAGAGCGagaggagaaagagaagagaaaagatAAAGAAAGAAAGGAGAAAGAGAGGGACAAAGAGAAGGATAAAGAGAAAGATAAAGATAGGGATCGTGAAAGAGAAAAGGAGAAGGGAAAAGATATTTCAAGAAAGGATGAAGAGACTGAAAATGTGGATTCCATGGAAACTCATGGATACAAAGATGACAAAAAGCGGGAGAAGGACAAAGAGAAGAAACATCGGAAGCGGCACCAGAGCACAACTGATGATGTGAGTTCCGATAAAGATGAGAAAGAGGAGACAAAGAAGTCACGCAGGCATGGCAGTGACCGTAAAAAGTCAAGAAAG CATGCATATTCACCCGAATCAGATAGCGAAAGCAGGCATAAAAGACACAGAAAAGATCACCGTGATGGATCTAAACGGAGTGGTCATGAGGAGCTGGAAGATGGCGAACTTGGTGAGGATGGGGAGATCCAATAG
- the LOC130995314 gene encoding uncharacterized protein LOC130995314, with amino-acid sequence MSTGVGRDRRGGSSSAASSCASSTLPASSSDVELEPTSSEILSSNDKRIPLLRMPGGELALHKDFSSVITKTFTRIPNPTGINWKATPEDVKNQYFEEFRKRYSWDESWEDEVRHLWEKRASIMFPDFLYDVKVCRKPNGEGKRKLGYICDDQWKMSHLHSQNIDTRFEEIHQQLQEIREHRLQSLQEGREHRLRMEESLRVMQELVQQFIRSQQSRSSGSGGPDFPGDNL; translated from the exons ATGAGTACTGGAGTTGGTCGTGACCGTCGTGGAGGTTCTAGCAGCGCAGCATCATCTTGCGCATCATCGACATTACCAGCATCCTCTTCAGATGTAGAGTTAGAGCCAACATCATCTGAGATACTTTCAAGCAATGACAAGAGGATACCACTTTTGAGGATGCCCGGAGG GGAGTTAGCACTTCACAAGGACTTTTCGAGTGTGATCACCAAAACTTTCACGAGGATTCCAAACCCGACAGGTATTAATTGGAAGGCTACTCCAGAGGATGTCAAGAATCAGTATTTTGAGGAGTTTCGA AAAAGGTACTCATGGGATGAGAGCTGGGAGGATGAGGTGCGCCACCTTTGGGAAAAAAGGGCGAGTATCATGTTCCCTGACTTTCTATACGATGTCAAGGTATGTAGGAAACCCAATGGTGAGGGGAAGAGGAAGCTGGGGTACATTTGTGATGATCAATGGAAGATGTCTCATCTACATTCACAAAATATTGATACTCGGTTTGAAGAGATTCATCAGCAGCTTCAGGAGATACGAGAGCATAGACTCCAATCACTTCAGGAGGGGCGCGAGCATAGACTTCGAATGGAGGAGTCACTTCGGGTAATGCAAGAGCTAGTACAACAATTCATAAGGTCTCAACAGTCGAGGAGCAGCGGCTCAGGAGGGCCCGACTTTCCAGGCGACAACCTTTAG